The DNA sequence AAATTACTGATATTTTCTATCCCTCCTCCCAGGTGGCCAACCAATAGGACCGTTCCACGTGTCTCCGTCATTCATCACTTTCTTCGggagataagagagagagagaggcagagagaagAAACCTCCCAATCCCTGCGGCGCCGTCGATTGCATGGAAACATCTCTTCGGTTCCACCACGAACACCGCCTTCCGACCCCAACAGTCCACGCGCCGCCGCGATCAATCAACCGCCGACCGCTACCCCAAGGACATGTTGATCGCGCCATGGTGAGAGCCGATCTGAACATGAGACGAGCATGCGCTCATCTGCGCTTCGCCATCTGCAACCGCAGGTCCCGAGATGGAAGGTCGATTTTCGCCTGCCACACGCCGACCAGTAGCGATCGGTCGCTACGTTCCACGACGGAAGCGAGCGCGAATAAAGCAGTAAAgagggaggaggtggaggacgaGAAGAGGTCGgcacctccgccgccgccggagATGCCCTCGCCAGGAGATTGTTGCGGCAGCGGGTGCGTGAGGTGCGTGTGGGACGTGTATTACGAGGAGCTCGAGGCTTACAACCATAGCCTGCGCAAAGATGAAGGATCTGGTTCCAATTCCAACCCGTCTTGACATTTGATGTGGGGATTCGTCTCAATGGGATTCATGGGTTGACTCaattgatttggggcttttcggGTGTTGCTGTTACCGGAGATTCTTTCGTTGTTGCATATTAGCTTCGCttatttagcgaaaaataaataatttataaaaatatctttttcgaAATATTTAGCCGATGAAAATTATCCTCGTTAGCAATGACAAATCCCAAGCATCTTCTATATGAAATGGAGCTAGCAAGAAAGAGTTTGGCGGAAACGGTACACAATAAATATAAAAGACTACAACTATTTGATTGTGGTAAAAAGTTGCGATCGCTCAttttgtttttggatttttcttgataattCATTCGTAAACTTTTCTGGAGAATAACTAGGTTTTCtatggaaaaataaataaaaaaatctctctTCGAGAAATCTAATGCGTACAGCAGTAAAATCTAACAAAGAAAAATGGCAGGTTTATTTGTGTAGAAATACGGAAATattaaatgaaaaggaaaagtgaatAAATTCGGGATCCGCGGTTTTAAAGATGTTTTGTATGGGAATTATTGCTCCggccaaatttttcaataacGAGTTTACAGAAAAAAGCactaaaaaaagggggaaaaaatgaAGCATATCCTCCAAAATAACCACTTCATCCCTTCCTTGCGGGCTTTAGTAGTCGGAATAAGTAGCGGCGAGCAGTTTCAAGTTCCGTACAAGTTCcacctaaaacctaaaaatgaaatCTACTCGGGCGAAATATGTAATGACCTGAATTTTTGCTTGGTTAAAACTAGGAATGGATAATTCATGAGGACGTGATCTAGTGACGTTTATTTTGGATATTTGTACCGTCGGTGTAGCGGACTCAATAAATCGACGGGCGCGATGGAAATGCAAGTTAGGGGCCGTCAATTGCCGTTGCTCGCCTTAGGATTTCTCGAAACGGTCCGGCGCGAAATTAGTTCGCGATTGAAACCGCGAAGCAAACGCCTCTCATCCCTCCACTATTAATAGCCACTACACTCTCTTCCCCCGCCTGAGCTCCCTCTCTTCCCCTCGTTCCCTTCACACAACCGAGAATTGCAAGGTCGATCGGGGTCGTCGGCATCGAGACGATGCGATTTGAAGAGAGACCGCACTTAGGCATTCCGTTATGGGTCGCGGAAGTAGTCGGTGaaggtaaaagtaaaagtattTAGGCACACAAACAAATAAGAAACAACGATAAAGTAAAAGCATCGATCATAAATATCATCAAAAACGAAAGTTCGGACTAGTGGTTCCGGATTACATACTCATCATTGAACGCCACGGAATACCACAAGGTTACACAAAGATACATACcgagaaaaacatgaaaacctgGAACCCGCTCGTTGGAAtatgtttttcaattttctaaacCCGGAATCTACCTTGCATACGTGGAAACTTGGAACTGGACGGGATCCTCGCGGGTCTGATTTCGGGTTTCGGGTTTTACCATAGAACCATGCGCACTTTTTAGGAACAAGTATCTCGACGGCACTTGTTAATAATCCAAATAATAAGATAATGTCATTTTAAATATGTCTTTTTTTCAAGTATTGTGGGTATTTGTTGAGATGCAAATCAATATATTTCGTTATTAGCTTTGATAAGAAAGTGTCCGCATCATCCACATCATTGATGCATGTAGACCTTAGTTCTGCAATTTGTCTCTTAATACTGCACGAGATAGAGGATCTTTGTGAGCTGCTTTTGCGCCGCTCCTTAGGGCCTGCAtagtaaccattctcattctctgattctcattcTGATCCGGAAAAACTAATtctggttcaaatgaattttttgattctattcttgaatgagttttagagaatcagaacgtgtttgataactgcacaaaatttatgtttcaaaaaaatgattcattccctatttttttcatttaagtcaaataactacgcagttaatttataaaatttaatcctaaattaaagactaattttcaatgtacactcaaatgatttaaaatacattattttttagcatatcATGAAtggaatacaaattttaatacatgatgtttaaagttctttaaatgttgctttttctaaatacatagaagcatcttgtgacgcacggctaccagtatgcatgttggatgccctcatcctctACAATATTCTTTGgaggagagtgaaatctatgaaatttatgaaatttaggcccaactttatgaaaataaggtcaaactagcataatctaagctttttctatttttttaggattttctaaattttttgttattttttaaaaattctatttttatttttattaggtagaggggaaaaaatgacgagaaaattacaaggaaaaagtaagaaatgtgatacttca is a window from the Rhodamnia argentea isolate NSW1041297 chromosome 8, ASM2092103v1, whole genome shotgun sequence genome containing:
- the LOC115741238 gene encoding uncharacterized protein LOC115741238, translating into METSLRFHHEHRLPTPTVHAPPRSINRRPLPQGHVDRAMVRADLNMRRACAHLRFAICNRRSRDGRSIFACHTPTSSDRSLRSTTEASANKAVKREEVEDEKRSAPPPPPEMPSPGDCCGSGCVRCVWDVYYEELEAYNHSLRKDEGSGSNSNPS